In Betta splendens chromosome 19, fBetSpl5.4, whole genome shotgun sequence, the following proteins share a genomic window:
- the gngt2b gene encoding guanine nucleotide-binding protein G(I)/G(S)/G(O) subunit gamma-T2b, with translation MARDMSDKEILKMELDQLKKEVSTPRTPVAANCTDTIAFVEGLLPNDPLIKGVPDDKNPYKGDKGGCVVT, from the exons ATGGCTCGAGATATGTCGGATAAAGAGATCTTGAAGATGGAGTTGGACCAGCTGAAGAAAGAAGTTAGCACACCCAGGACCCCA GTGGCTGCAAACTGCACGGACACCATTGCTTTTGTTGAAGGGCTGCTTCCGAACGACCCGCTCATTAAGGGCGTCCCAGATGACAAGAACCCCTACAAGGGAGACAAGGGAGGCTGCGTAGTGACATAG
- the col1a1b gene encoding collagen, type I, alpha 1b, with translation MFSFVDIRLALLLSAAALLVRGQGEDDRTFGSCTLDGQLYNDKDVWKPEPCQICVCDSGNVMCDDVICEDSSDCADPIIPEGECCPICPDSDDGAVTPDYQEPTKGENGPKGDQGPPGVPGNDGLPGQNGLPGPPGPPGPPGLGGNYSPQMSYSDPSKSSGPPVPGPMGPMGPRGTPGPSGPSGPQGFTGPPGEPGEPGAAGPMGSRGPAGPPGKNGDDGEPGKAGRPGERGAAGPQGARGFPGTPGLPGIKGHRGFNGLDGAKGDTGPAGPKGEPGASGENGVPGAMGARGLPGERGRPGPPGPSGARGNDGNTGPAGPPGPTGPAGPPGFPGGAGAKGETGAQGGRGAEGPQGARGEPGNPGPAGPAGAAGAPGSDGSPGAKGSTGTVGNAGAPGFPGARGPAGAQGAVGAPGPKGNNGDHGPSGPKGEPGAKGEPGPAGVQGLPGPSGEEGKRGPRGEPGGAGPRGPPGERGAPGPRGLPGSDGGAGGKGAPGERGAPGPMGPQGATGESGTPGGPGAPGSKGVTGSPGSPGPDGKSGPAGAPGQDGRAGPPGPAGSRGQPGVMGFPGPKGPNGESGKPGERGPAGAAGPVGAPGKDGDVGAPGPSGVAGPAGEKGEQGPAGPPGFQGLPGPQGATGETGKPGEQGVPGEAGPNGPSGPRGDRGFPGERGAPGAGGPMGPRGAPGPAGNDGVKGEPGAPGGPGAQGLTGMQGMPGERGPSGLPGTKGERGDGGGKGADGAAGKDGVRGLTGPIGLPGPPGPQGEKGEGGPVGVAGPTGPRGSPGERGETGPAGPAGFAGPPGADGQPGNKGETGDTGPKGDAGPAGPPGPVGSSGPQGPAGAPGPKGARGGAGAPGAVGYPGSVGRVGPPGPAGVAGPPGPAGPAGKDGARGNRGETGPAGRPGEAGAAGPPGPSGEKGSPGADGSPGPAGILGPPGVSGQRGIVGLPGQRGERGFSGLPGPAGEPGKQGPSGLVGERGPPGPAGPPGLSGATGEAGREGSAGHDGAPGRDGPPGPKGDRGEPGQSGPPGPPGAPGAPGFVGPSGKNGDRGETGPAGPAGPAGPAGVRGPAGPAGAKGDRGETGEAGERGHKGHRGFSGMQGLPGTAGPAGERGPAGASGPAGPRGPAGSNGSPGKDGVNGLPGPIGPPGPRGRNGEMGPAGPPGPPGPAGLPGAPGAAFEFNIQPAQEKAPDPLRGGYRADDPNMMRDRDMEVDTTLKTLTQRVEKIRSPDGTQKNPARMCRDLRMCQPEWKSGTYWVDPNQGSPLDAIKVHCNMETGETCIYPSQSSIPMKNWYLSKNIREKKHIWFSESMTGGFQFQYGSDGADAEDVNIQMTFMRLMSNQASQNVTYHCKNSIAYMDSATGNLKKALLLQGSNDIEIRAEGNSRFTYSVNEDGCTTHTGSWGKTVIDYKTSKTSRLPIIDIAPMDVGAPDQEFGVEVGPVCFL, from the exons ATGTTCAGCTTTGTGGATATTCGGTTAGCGCTTTTGCTCAGCGCAGCAGCGCTTTTGGTCAGAGGTCAAGGCGAGGATGATA GGACATTCGGCAGCTGCACATTAGACGGACAGTTGTACAATGACAAGGACGTGTGGAAACCAGAGCCCTGCCAGATCTGCGTGTGTGACAGTGGAAACGTCATGTGCGACGACGTGATCTGCGAGGACTCGTCCGACTGCGCCGACCCCATCATCCCGGAGGGAGAGTGCTGCCCCATCTGCCCCGACTCCGATGATG GAGCCGTGACTCCAGATTACCAGGAG CCAACAAAGGGAGAAAATGGCCCCAAGGGAGACCAG GGTCCTCCTGGTGTTCCTGGCAACGATGGACTCCCTGGACAGAATGGCCTTCCTGGGCCCCCTGGCCCCCCTGGCCCCCCTGGCCTTGGCGGA AACTACTCTCCTCAGATGAGCTATTCTGACCCATCCAAATCCAGCGGCCCACCTGTTCCTGGCCCAATG GGTCCTATGGGTCCCCGCGGTACTCCTGGCCCCTCTGGTCCCTCT GGTCCTCAGGGATTCACTGGACCTCCTGGAGAGCCCGGTGAGCCTGGAGCAGCT GGTCCCATGGGTTCCCGTGGTCCTGCTGGTCCCCCAGGAAAGAACGGAGATGAT GGTGAGCCCGGCAAAGCTGGTCGCCCTGGTGAGCGTGGAGCTGCCGGCCCTCAG ggAGCTCGCGGATTCCCTGGAACTCCTGGACTCCCCGGCATCAAGGGACACAGA GGATTCAACGGTCTGGATGGAGCTAAGGGAgacactggacctgctggacctaAG GGAGAGCCTGGTGCCTCTGGTGAGAACGGTGTCCCTGGTGCCATG GGTGCTCGTGGCCTTCCTGGTGAGAGAGGCCGCCCTGGACCTCCCGGACCCTCT GGCGCTCGTGGTAATGACGGCAACACTGGTCCTGCTGGACCCCCA GGACCTACCGGACCTGCTGGTCCTCCTGGATTCCCCGGTGGTGCTGGTGCAAAG GGAGAGACTGGTGCTCAGGGAGGCCGTGGAGCCGAGGGACCTCAGGGAGCCCGTGGTGAGCCTGGCAACCCCGGACCCGCCggtcctgctggagctgct GGCGCCCCTGGATCTGATGGCTCTCCTGGTGCTAAGGGTAGTACT GGTACTGTTGGTAATGCTGGTGCTCCTGGTTTCCCTGGTGCTCGTGGTCCTGCTGGAGCTCAGGGAGCTGTTGGTGCTCCTGGACCCAAGGGTAACAAT GGTGACCATGGCCCCTCTGGTCCTAAGGGAGAGCCTGGTGCCAAGGGAGAGCCT GGTCCCGCTGGAGTTCAGGGACTTCCTGGCCCCTCTGGTGAGGAAGGAAAGAGAGGTCCTCGTGGAGAGCCTGGTGGTGCTGGACCCCGTGGACCCCCTGGAGAGCGT GGTGCTCCTGGTCCTCGTGGTTTGCCTGGTTCtgatggtggtgctggtggcAAG GGAGCCCCTGGTGAGCGTGGTGCCCCAGGCCCAATGGGTCCTCAGGGAGCCACTGGTGAGTCTGGAACCCCTGGTGGTCCAGGTGCACCTGGATCCAAG GGTGTGACTGGTAGTCCTGGAAGCCCTGGCCCTGATGGCAAATCTGGACCTGCT GGTGCTCCTGGACAAGATGGCCGTGCTGGACCTCCTGGCCCAGCAGGATCCAGAGGACAGCCTGGAGTTATGGGATTCCCTGGGCCCAAGGGACCTAAT GGTGAGTCTGGTAAGCCTGGCGAGAGAGGTCCTGCTGGTGCCGCTGGCCCTGTT GGTGCTCCTGGCAAAGATGGTGACGTTGGAGCTCCTGGACCCTCTGGTGTTGCT ggacctgctggagagaagGGTGAGCAGGGACCTGCTGGTCCTCCTGGATTCCAG GGTCTTCCCGGACCTCAAGGTGCTACTGGAGAGACTGGCAAGCCTGGTGAGCAG GGTGTTCCTGGTGAGGCTGGACCCAATGGCCCTTCTGGACCAAGA GGTGACAGAGGTTTCCCTGGTGAGCGTGGTGCTCCAGGTGCCGGTGGCCCAATGGGACCTCGTGGTGCCCCTGGACCAGCTGGTAACGATGGTGTTAAG ggaGAGCCTGGTGCTCCTGGTGGACCTGGTGCTCAGGGTTTGACTGGTATGCAGGGAATGCCTGGTGAGCGTGGACCTTCTGGTCTCCCCGGAACCAAGGGAGAGAGA GGAGACGGCGGTGGCAAGGGAGCTGATGGCGCCGCTGGCAAAGATGGTGTCCGTGGTCTGACTGGACCTATTGGACTACCTGGACCTCCTGGTCCTCAGGGTGAGAAG ggtgaggggggccCTGTTGGAGTTGCTGGACCCACTGGTCCTCGTGGTTCCCCT GGTGAGCGTGGAGAGACTGgccctgctggacctgctggattTGCTGGGCCTCCT GGTGCTGATGGTCAGCCTGGCAACAAGGGAGAGACTGGTGACACTGGACCTAAGGGAGATGCTGGTCCCGCTGGACCTCCTGGACCTGTTGGATCTTCTGGTCCTCAG GGACCTGCTGGTGCTCCTGGACCCAAAGGTGCtcgtggtggtgctggtgcccCT GGTGCTGTTGGTTACCCTGGATCTGTTGGAAGAGTTGGACCCCCTGGCCCTGCT GGAGTTGCTGGAcctcctggacctgctggacctgctggcaAAGATGGAGCAAGAGGAAACCGTGGTGAGACTGGCCCTGCTGGTCGCCCTGGtgaggctggtgctgctggacctccaggacccagTGGAGAGAAGGGATCTCCTGGTGCTGATGGATCCCCA GGTCCCGCTGGTATCCTTGGACCCCCAGGTGTTTCTGGACAGCGTGGTATTGTAGGTCTCCCTGGACAGCGTGGAGAGCGTGGTTTCTCTGGTCTGCCTGGACCGGCT ggtGAGCCTGGAAAGCAGGGACCTTCTGGACTTGTTGGTGAGCGTGGACcccctggacctgctggtcCCCCTGGACTGTCTGGTGCTACTGGAGAGGCTGGTCGTGAG GGATCTGCTGGTCACGATGGTGCCCCTGGTCGCGATGGACCTCCTGGCCCTAAG GGAGACCGTGGTGAGCCTGGCCAGTCTGGACCCCCTGGACCTCCTGGTGCACCCGGTGCCCCTGGATTTGTTGGACCGTCTGGCAAGAATGGTGACCGTGGAGAGACT ggTCCCGctggtcctgctggtcctgCAGGCCCTGCTGGTGTCCGTGGACCTGCT GGCCCTGCTGGTGCCAAGGGAGACAGAGGTGAGACTGgtgaggctggagagagaggccaCAAGGGACACAGAGGATTCAGTGGCATGCAGGGTCTGCCTGGAACTGCT GGacctgctggagagagaggaccTGCTGGTGCCTCTGGACCTGCCGGACCTAGA GGACCTGCTGGATCTAATGGTTCCCCTGGTAAGGATGGTGTGAACGGCCTGCCCGGACCCATTGGACCTCCTGGACCTCGTGGTCGCAATGGAGAGATGGGACCTGCT GGTCCTCCAGGACCTCCTGGACCCGCTGGACTCCCTGGAGCTCCTGGCGCAGCATTTGAGTTCAACATCCAGCCTGCTCAGGAGAAGGCCCCCGATCCCCTGCGCGGAGGCTACCGTGCTGATGACCCCAACATGATGCGCGACCGCGACATGGAGGTTGACACCACCCTCAAGACTCTGACCCAGAGGGTTGAGAAGATCCGTAGCCCCGATGGCACCCAGAAGAACCCTGCTCGCATGTGCCGTGACCTGAGAATGTGCCAGCCTGAGTGGAAGAGCG GCACCTACTGGGTCGATCCCAACCAGGGCTCTCCTCTGGATGCCATCAAGGTCCACTGCAACATGGAGACTGGTGAGACCTGCATCTACCCCAGCCAGTCCAGCATCCCCATGAAGAACTGGTACCTCAGCAAGAACATCAGAGAGAAGAAGCACATCTGGTTCAGCGAGTCCATGACCGGTGGATTCCAG TTCCAGTATGGCAGCGatggagctgatgctgaggaCGTCAACATCCAGATGACCTTCATGCGCCTGATGTCCAACCAGGCCTCTCAGAACGTCACGTACCACTGCAAGAACAGCATCGCCTACATGGACTCCGCCACTGGCAACCTGAAGAAggccctgctcctccagggATCCAACGACATCGAGATCAGAGCCGAGGGCAACAGCCGCTTCACATACAGCGTCAACGAGGATGGCTGCACG acacacactggctcaTGGGGCAAGACAGTCATCGACTACAAGACATCAAAAACAAGCCGCCTGCCCATCATTGACATTGCTCCTATGGATGTTGGTGCACCTGATCAGGAATTTGGCGTTGAAGTGGGCCCTGTTTGCTTCTTGTAA
- the si:ch1073-13h15.3 gene encoding inactive all-trans-retinol 13,14-reductase — protein MWLLIFSVFLLPWVGGTVWFLFRRRSPFSLESVRPPGPRVFEQRERDKVIKQGFSLDKVPRDLDVIVIGSGIGGLTAAATLAKAGKRVLVLEQHDQAGGCCHTYIEKGFEFDVGLHYIGQLHENSLLRVAFDQITEGQLQFQKLNQHFDTIRIGEGGERREYTVISGKTDMEPHLIKQFPRDTEAVQKYFRVMKISARKTHYLATLKLIPRWLALFLLKSGIADLCSSVFRLSGTSATDHANTLTQNKDLQLIFSYLFYGVPPRDSSALINALLIQHYKRGAYYPRGGASEIPFHIIRTIRKYGGNCLVRAPVTQILVNGKGEAYGVKVRKGQEEVQIHAPVVVSNCGIFNTFQKLVPPEIRVKHDVQERVNMMKNARGSFLVFSGFDGTDEELGLVPTNFWLFKNSDMDKSMDDYFALSKEEAPENVPMMFITVPSSKDPEAKIRHPGKSCMTILIMVNYEWFEEWKDTTVRKRGDEYFKYKMRFANYVFDWACTVFPKIRDKLVFQEVATPLTNVHYLGAERGAMYSAEQNLDRYHAEAVARCRCDTPVKNLYLSGQDVFSCGIAGALHGGLLCASTVLNHIVYIDLLFLKKRLKWRKAREQARNKQQ, from the exons ATGTGGCTGCTGATCTTCTCAGTCTTTTTACTGCCATGGGTCGGTGGCACCGTCTGGTTCCTGTTCAGAAGGAGAAGCCCCTTCTCTCTGGAGTCGGTGAGACCTCCTGGACCTCGTGTGTTTGAGCAGAGGGAGCGGGACAAAGTCATCAAACAAG GCTTCAGTCTGGACAAGGTGCCCCGGGACCTGGACGTCATCGTCATCGGCAGCGGCATCGGGGGCCTGACGGCGGCGGCCACTCTGGCCAAAGCCGGGAAGCGCGTCCTGGTGCTGGAGCAACACGACCAGGCGGGCGGCTGCTGCCACACCTACATAGAGAAAGGCTTCGAGTTCGACGTGG GGCTGCACTACATCGGCCAGCTCCATGAAAACAGCCTGCTGCGCGTCGCCTTCGACCAGATCACCGAGGGGCAGCTGCAGTTCCAGAAGCTGAACCAACACTTTGACACCATCCGCATCGGCGAGGGCGGAGAGCGGCGGGAGTACACCGTCATCTCCGGGAAAACCGACATGGAGCCCCATCTGATCAAACAGTTCCCCCGCGACACGGAGGCCGTCCAAAAGTACTTCAGAGTCATGAAG ATTTCAGCCAGGAAGACGCACTACCTGGCAACCCTGAAGCTGATCCCCAGGTGGTTGGCGTTGTTCCTGCTCAAGTCGGGCATCGCTGacctctgctcctccgtcttccGCCTTTCTGGCACCAGTGCCACAGACCATGCGAACACCCTGACCCAAAACAAGGATCTTCAGCTCATCTTTTCTTATCTGTTCTATG GCGTGCCTCCGAGGGACTCCAGCGCTTTGATCAATGCCCTCCTCATTCAGCACTACAAGCGAGGCGCCTACTACCCCAGAGGGGGCGCCAGTGAGATCCCCTTCCACATCATCCGCACCATTAGGAAGTACGGAGGCAACTGCCTGGTCAGAGCGCCTGTCACTCAGATCCTGGTCAATGGGAAGGGAGAGGCTTACG GTGTGAAGGTGAGGAAGGGTCAGGAGGAGGTGCAGATTCATGCACCTGTGGTGGTCTCCAACTGTGGCATCTTCAACACCTTCCAGAAGCTCGTCCCCCCTGAGATTCGAGTTAAACATG ATGTGCAGGAACGAGTGAACATGATGAAGAACGCCCGAGGATCCTTCCTGGTCTTCTCTGGTTTTGATGGAACGGATGAGGAGTTGGGGCTCGTACCCACTAACTTCTGGCTGTTCAAAAACAGCGACATGGACAAGTC GATGGACGACTACTTTGCACTCAGCAAAGAAGAAGCACCAGAAAACGTTCCCATGATGTTCATCACGGTGCCTTCTTCAAAAGACCCAGAAGCTAAAATACGACACCCAG GTAAATCCTGCATGACCATACTGATCATGGTGAATTATGAGTGGTTTGAGGAGTGGAAGGACACCACCGTGCGCAAAAGAGGGGACGAATACTTTAAGTACAAAATGAGGTTCGCTAATTACGTCTTTGACTGGGCCTGCACAGTGTTCCCCAAAATCAGAGACAAG CTGGTTTTCCAGGAGGTGGCGACACCTCTGACCAACGTGCACTACCTCGGTGCCGAGCGCGGAGCTATGTACTCAGCTGAGCAGAACCTGGACCGGTACCACGCTGAGGCCGTCGCCAGGTGCAGATGTGACACCCCTGTAAAGAACCTCTACCTATCAG GACAAGACGTGTTCAGCTGCGGCATCGCAGGAGCTCTGCACGGAGGCCTCCTCTGCGCCTCCACCGTCCTGAATCACATCGTGTACATTGACTTGCTGTTTCTGAAGAAGAGGCTGAAGTGGAGGAAGGCCAGAGAGCAGGCCAGGAACAAGCAGCAGTGA